From a single Adhaeribacter swui genomic region:
- a CDS encoding SusC/RagA family TonB-linked outer membrane protein translates to MRNATLKLFLNFLFLTTSLSLLAQERTVRGKITDADKGDALPGVSIVVKGTTTGTSTDANGNYELSVPGSNARLVVSYVGYVSQEVAVTSQGAINVALKPDVKALEEVVVVGFGTQKKADLTGAVSGIRGDDIGITSKPVSSPDQILAGRATGVNISNRSGDPGAPINVRIRGIGTPGVNQPLWVIDGVPIVQTENMTVNTGSSTESNPLAGINPSDIESMDVLKDASAAAIYGARAANGVIIVTTKRGKEGKANVSYDGYMAKGSTQKRIDVLNVDQYIDIQQQLGRDFSQFRGQPFVDWQDAVFKTSTIKNHNIAVSGGSANANYFIGAGYYDQDGIERGQGFTRYSIKANSDVSVGKKLKFGESLLLSSVNRLTQTETGLFAGYNAALNAPYFKIYDPNGPLGYNPENVQTVGEGGYGQNLVLRTDTRVNSTRIITRKVLASIYGEWEIISGLKYKITGGVDYNVGSGDFFQEAIAFDNITPRSSILVQERPIELTTNLSHTLTYNKVFGDHSLTLLVGEEETNFRFDKVRLQGNNLYNSAIQFASTGSSVSAANEADQWALRGYLGRINYSYKGRYLFTANVRNDNTSRFAKGNRSQTFPSFSAGWRISEESFFPKGDIVDDIKIRGSWGQSGNQFTGANFAFLSTLKTTIFYPIGVGQVITRAPAPVNFANANLRWETSNQLDIGADISLLAGRIEITADYYHKVTKDVLIGLPIPFTSGYFLPADANVGEILNRGFEFAVNYRNRINDFNYSIGGNITTVHNEVLDLGSIPEIITGVSGASTHRTTVGEPLGYLYGYKTNGIYQTQAEVDADENIPDSFSSGRAPGDIRFVDVNKDGKIDAQDRTKIGNPNPSFFYGINASAGYKGFDLTLLLQGVGGIDVYNEARRNLENLTGNNNFTARVLDHWTEAGSSNSMPRIVPNDPNGNNRYSDRWIENASFMRIKNLQIGYALPTNKLQSWTKEFVSKARVYVAAQNLYTFTKYLGFDPEVTRGFSFQKGDIVLANGQDPGNSPQPRIYQVGVQVTF, encoded by the coding sequence ATGAGAAACGCTACTCTGAAATTATTTTTAAATTTTTTATTTCTAACGACTTCGCTTTCGCTTTTGGCGCAGGAGCGAACGGTGCGGGGGAAAATAACCGATGCCGACAAAGGCGATGCCTTGCCAGGAGTTTCCATTGTAGTAAAAGGTACTACTACGGGTACTTCTACAGATGCTAACGGAAATTATGAGTTGTCTGTGCCGGGATCTAATGCACGTTTAGTGGTGTCGTACGTGGGCTATGTTTCGCAGGAAGTAGCGGTGACCAGCCAAGGTGCCATAAACGTAGCCTTAAAACCCGATGTAAAGGCATTGGAAGAAGTAGTAGTAGTCGGTTTCGGTACTCAGAAAAAAGCCGATTTAACTGGGGCCGTAAGTGGCATCCGGGGCGATGACATTGGCATAACGTCCAAACCGGTTTCCAGCCCCGACCAGATTCTGGCCGGCCGGGCTACCGGGGTGAACATCTCCAACCGCAGCGGCGACCCGGGGGCACCCATCAACGTGCGCATCCGGGGCATTGGCACGCCGGGCGTAAACCAGCCTTTGTGGGTAATTGACGGCGTACCGATTGTGCAAACCGAAAACATGACCGTAAATACTGGTTCTTCCACCGAATCAAATCCTTTGGCCGGTATTAACCCCAGCGATATCGAAAGCATGGACGTGCTTAAAGACGCTTCGGCGGCGGCTATTTACGGCGCCCGGGCGGCCAACGGGGTTATTATTGTAACTACCAAACGAGGCAAAGAAGGCAAAGCCAACGTGTCTTATGACGGCTACATGGCCAAGGGCAGCACCCAAAAACGGATTGATGTGCTTAATGTAGACCAGTACATTGATATCCAGCAGCAATTAGGTCGCGACTTCAGCCAGTTCCGGGGTCAGCCTTTCGTAGATTGGCAAGATGCCGTTTTCAAAACCTCCACCATTAAAAACCACAACATTGCCGTGAGCGGCGGTTCGGCCAATGCCAACTATTTTATCGGGGCCGGTTACTACGACCAGGACGGCATTGAGCGGGGGCAAGGATTTACCCGGTATTCCATTAAAGCCAATTCGGACGTAAGCGTAGGTAAAAAATTAAAATTTGGCGAGTCGCTGCTGCTAAGCTCGGTAAACCGGCTCACCCAAACCGAGACCGGTTTATTTGCGGGTTACAATGCAGCCCTTAACGCGCCATATTTTAAAATCTATGACCCCAACGGACCTTTAGGCTACAACCCCGAAAATGTACAAACTGTAGGCGAAGGCGGCTACGGGCAAAATTTAGTTTTACGTACCGACACCCGGGTAAACTCCACGCGCATTATTACCCGCAAAGTACTGGCCAGCATTTACGGCGAGTGGGAAATTATCTCGGGCTTAAAATATAAAATTACCGGGGGCGTAGACTACAACGTGGGCAGCGGTGACTTTTTCCAGGAAGCCATTGCCTTCGACAACATTACGCCGCGGAGTTCTATTTTGGTGCAGGAACGCCCTATTGAGCTAACCACCAATTTAAGCCACACTTTAACCTACAACAAAGTCTTCGGCGACCACAGCTTAACCTTGCTGGTAGGGGAAGAAGAAACCAATTTCCGGTTTGATAAAGTGAGGCTACAGGGGAACAACTTATACAATTCGGCCATTCAGTTTGCTTCTACCGGTTCCTCGGTTTCGGCGGCAAACGAAGCTGACCAATGGGCGTTGCGCGGGTATTTAGGCCGGATCAATTATTCGTACAAAGGACGTTATTTGTTTACCGCCAACGTGCGGAACGATAATACATCCCGCTTCGCGAAAGGCAACCGTTCCCAAACTTTTCCGTCGTTTTCGGCGGGCTGGCGCATCAGCGAAGAAAGCTTCTTCCCGAAAGGCGACATTGTGGATGATATTAAAATCCGGGGTAGCTGGGGACAATCCGGTAACCAGTTCACCGGAGCAAACTTTGCTTTCTTATCTACCCTCAAAACTACTATTTTTTACCCCATTGGGGTAGGCCAGGTTATTACCCGCGCCCCGGCACCCGTTAACTTTGCTAATGCCAATCTGCGCTGGGAAACCAGCAACCAGTTAGATATTGGTGCCGACATTAGTTTACTGGCCGGCCGCATCGAAATAACCGCCGATTACTACCACAAAGTCACCAAAGATGTATTAATTGGTTTGCCCATACCGTTTACCTCCGGTTATTTCCTGCCCGCCGATGCCAACGTGGGTGAAATTTTAAACCGGGGCTTTGAGTTTGCCGTGAATTACCGCAACCGCATCAACGATTTTAATTACAGCATTGGTGGCAACATTACTACGGTACACAACGAAGTGTTGGATTTAGGCTCTATCCCGGAAATTATTACGGGCGTAAGCGGCGCTTCTACGCACCGCACTACTGTGGGCGAACCTTTGGGTTATTTATACGGCTACAAAACCAATGGCATTTACCAAACTCAGGCCGAAGTAGATGCCGACGAAAATATACCGGATTCTTTTTCTTCCGGCAGGGCGCCCGGCGATATCCGCTTTGTGGATGTAAATAAAGATGGCAAAATTGATGCCCAGGACCGCACCAAAATCGGTAACCCGAACCCATCTTTTTTCTACGGCATCAACGCCTCGGCGGGTTATAAAGGCTTTGATCTGACGTTGTTATTACAAGGCGTAGGCGGCATTGACGTGTACAACGAAGCGCGGCGCAATTTAGAAAACTTAACCGGCAATAATAACTTTACCGCCCGTGTGCTCGACCATTGGACCGAAGCCGGCTCCAGTAATTCTATGCCCCGTATTGTGCCCAACGACCCGAACGGCAACAACCGCTACTCCGACCGGTGGATTGAAAATGCCAGCTTTATGCGCATTAAAAACTTACAAATTGGCTATGCCTTGCCCACCAACAAACTGCAAAGCTGGACCAAAGAATTTGTATCGAAAGCCCGCGTGTACGTAGCTGCCCAAAATTTATACACCTTCACCAAATACCTGGGCTTTGATCCGGAAGTTACCCGGGGCTTTAGTTTCCAGAAGGGCGATATCGTGTTGGCCAACGGCCAGGACCCCGGCAACTCGCCGCAGCCCCGCATTTACCAGGTAGGGGTGCAAGTAACTTTTTAA
- a CDS encoding RagB/SusD family nutrient uptake outer membrane protein: MKKISLSLVVAFLFLNSCNNLDLVPLDKLTADNFYKTRSEFDGAIFAAYSSIQDFWGTSTETLGENGEYWKISVVTSDDVVADQEAGTDDISRDADNLIIRSSDKPFAAVYTQIYEGILRANLVIENLNNPNTLSDDEKKLLDGEAKFLRAFFHFEAMKLWGTPPLAMKVPRDLNNLALPNATQEQLYTQILADLSDAYNALPVSWDDANKGRATKYAAQAYIGKVNVWKKDWTTAITAFEDVIANGSFALINTGNPVKDLEDVFAYNNENNQEAIFEVQYGGPFSDDNVWVFDDTHSEAFKASQGTTRSWYWDAGNGAPGGKLGWWAPSTELVNSFEPNDARLSVYVYKAGDTYYTTTFTPVPYNPEWSVTGFTMKKYGGARNMVPADNSPNQQANFNNERLYRFAELKLLYAEALIAQGRTADATQQINDIRNRAGLPTLTAGVDLTEALRHEKRVELAFEPHRWFDIVRWGIGPQVFGNKWQERYNVYPFPQTEIDRTGGTLKQNPGY, translated from the coding sequence ATGAAGAAGATATCTTTATCCCTGGTAGTTGCTTTCTTGTTCCTAAATTCGTGTAACAACCTGGATTTAGTACCCCTGGATAAGCTTACCGCTGATAATTTTTATAAAACCCGCAGTGAATTCGACGGGGCCATTTTTGCCGCTTATTCTTCCATTCAGGATTTCTGGGGTACCAGTACCGAAACTTTAGGCGAAAACGGAGAATACTGGAAAATATCCGTGGTAACCTCCGACGATGTGGTTGCCGACCAGGAAGCCGGCACCGATGATATTTCCCGGGATGCTGATAATTTAATAATCCGGAGCAGCGATAAGCCTTTTGCCGCCGTGTACACCCAGATTTACGAAGGTATTTTGCGCGCTAACCTGGTGATCGAAAATTTAAATAATCCGAATACTTTAAGCGACGACGAAAAAAAGCTACTCGACGGGGAAGCTAAATTTTTGCGGGCTTTCTTTCATTTCGAAGCCATGAAACTGTGGGGTACGCCACCACTGGCCATGAAGGTGCCCAGAGATTTAAACAATTTGGCGCTGCCCAACGCTACTCAAGAGCAGCTATACACCCAGATTCTGGCGGATTTATCGGATGCCTACAATGCCTTGCCCGTATCCTGGGACGATGCTAATAAAGGCCGTGCCACCAAATACGCCGCCCAGGCTTACATTGGCAAAGTAAACGTCTGGAAAAAAGATTGGACCACGGCTATTACGGCCTTTGAAGATGTAATTGCCAATGGTTCGTTTGCTTTAATTAATACCGGTAATCCGGTGAAAGACTTGGAAGATGTTTTTGCCTATAACAATGAAAACAACCAGGAAGCCATTTTTGAAGTGCAGTACGGCGGTCCGTTTTCCGATGATAACGTGTGGGTGTTCGACGATACGCACTCCGAAGCATTTAAAGCTTCGCAGGGTACAACCCGTAGCTGGTACTGGGATGCCGGTAATGGCGCCCCGGGCGGTAAACTGGGCTGGTGGGCGCCTTCTACGGAACTGGTAAATTCCTTTGAACCCAATGATGCGCGATTAAGCGTGTACGTGTACAAAGCCGGCGATACCTATTATACCACTACTTTTACGCCCGTGCCCTACAATCCGGAGTGGTCGGTTACGGGTTTTACCATGAAAAAATACGGCGGCGCCCGCAACATGGTACCCGCCGACAACTCCCCGAACCAACAAGCTAATTTTAACAACGAACGGCTGTACCGGTTTGCGGAGTTAAAGTTGTTATACGCCGAGGCCTTAATTGCCCAGGGCAGAACTGCCGATGCTACCCAGCAAATTAACGATATCCGGAACCGGGCTGGTTTGCCCACTTTAACGGCAGGGGTAGATCTTACCGAAGCCCTGCGGCACGAAAAAAGAGTGGAACTAGCTTTTGAACCGCACCGCTGGTTTGATATTGTGCGCTGGGGAATCGGGCCGCAGGTGTTCGGAAATAAGTGGCAGGAACGCTATAACGTGTACCCTTTCCCGCAAACCGAAATCGACCGCACCGGTGGTACCTTAAAGCAAAATCCAGGATACTAA
- a CDS encoding VCBS repeat-containing protein yields MNKYLLKFSLPFLLLLLAFTLWQWTSRPEKLFRTLPASATGIAFTNIITTSDSLTVLDFEYLYNGGGVAIGDINNDGLQDIYFTGNQTTSKLYLNRGNWKFEDITETAGVGTHTWVNGVALVDINQDGYKDIYVCVGGNRNTPEQDKANLLFLNNKNNTFTEVAEQYGLADTGYGIQAAFFDYDRDGDLDMYLLRNAFVDYNRNNPRPKQLNGKAASTDKLFRNNGNNTFTDVSTEAGILIEGFGLGLAINDINQDGWPDVYVSNDFITNDLVWINNQDGTFSNQASRYLKHQTYNGMGNDVADVNNDGLPDIIVVDMLPEDNRRWKLTTMGNNYDEFENTLARGYEPQYVRNTLQLNNGLSSNAPLAFSEVGQFAGIEATEWSWAPLFADYNNDGQKDLFITNGYPKDITNLDFIVYGHHAGFMGTPAGNLKERTNRLNQLPGAKVANYVYQNNGNLNFKNQSIAWGITEPAYSNGAAFGDLDNDGDLDLVVNNLDQEATIQENRLNQIKKYQPQANYLRLALKGPNLNQEGLGAKVYLRNKGQQQYQYFSPYRGYLSSVEPFLHFGLDSMRVVDSVEVYWPDGKYQLLRQVQANQVLTVDYAQAGAAPAHSSPGAKPLFTLLSEDTGLRYQHRENNFVDFKLQPLLPHGHSRQGPGLAVSDVNQDGLADVYVGGATGQAGRLFLQQASGKFVAAPTPGIDSLGETLGVLFFDADQDQDQDLYLVRGGSEQGASSPQYQDALYLNDGQGHFTLAKDALPQMRGSKASVVAADYDQDGDLDLFVGGRLTPGAYPTTPRSYLLRNESINGRCLFRDVTHQVSPGLAQAGMVTSALWSDYDNDGWVDLVLAGEFMPLRFYHNQQGKLVEQTNQTGLQNTTGWWNSLVAGDFDQDGDIDYVAGNLGLNSRYQASTQEPLCVHAKDYNKDGRIDPVLSYYNQGQQYIFHSRDDLIDQINTMRGRFPTYQSYAEATFQQSFLPQELAGAQVLCAERMESSYVENLGHGKFKIKALPREVQLAPMYGMVVGDYNQDGYLDVLAVGNSYAPEVSTGRADAGLGWYLRGNGKGGFTNVPASQSGFVAEHDAKSLVQVSRADGRQVVVVGNNNGGLEVFQLQKQGNYYPAQSRDAWAEVKLKSGKTYRHEFYYGSSFLSQSERGLLINEAIASLTIFKFSGEKRIIPVNLHALHH; encoded by the coding sequence TTGAATAAATATTTATTAAAATTTAGCTTACCTTTTTTGCTGTTGCTGCTGGCCTTTACTTTATGGCAGTGGACCAGCCGCCCCGAGAAATTATTCCGGACTTTGCCTGCCTCCGCTACCGGTATTGCCTTTACCAACATCATTACAACTTCCGATTCTTTAACCGTTCTGGATTTTGAATACCTGTACAACGGGGGCGGTGTAGCCATTGGCGATATCAATAACGATGGCTTGCAGGATATCTACTTTACGGGCAACCAAACCACCAGCAAATTATACCTGAACCGCGGAAACTGGAAGTTTGAAGACATTACCGAAACTGCCGGGGTAGGCACGCATACTTGGGTCAATGGCGTAGCCCTGGTGGATATTAACCAGGACGGTTACAAAGATATTTACGTGTGCGTAGGCGGCAACCGCAACACCCCCGAGCAAGATAAAGCCAACCTGCTTTTTTTAAATAACAAGAATAACACCTTCACGGAAGTGGCCGAACAATATGGTTTAGCCGATACTGGTTATGGCATTCAGGCCGCTTTTTTTGATTACGATCGCGATGGTGACCTGGATATGTATTTGCTGCGCAACGCCTTCGTGGATTACAACCGCAACAATCCCCGGCCCAAGCAGCTAAACGGCAAAGCAGCCTCCACCGATAAGTTGTTTCGCAACAACGGCAATAACACGTTTACGGATGTTTCTACGGAGGCCGGTATTTTAATCGAAGGCTTTGGTTTAGGCCTGGCCATTAACGATATCAACCAGGATGGCTGGCCTGACGTGTACGTGTCCAACGATTTTATCACCAACGACCTGGTCTGGATTAATAACCAGGACGGTACTTTCTCGAACCAGGCTAGTCGCTACCTCAAACACCAAACCTACAACGGCATGGGCAACGATGTGGCCGATGTGAATAATGATGGCCTGCCCGATATAATAGTAGTGGATATGTTGCCGGAAGATAACCGCCGCTGGAAACTAACCACCATGGGCAATAACTACGATGAATTTGAAAATACTTTGGCGCGCGGCTACGAACCCCAGTACGTGCGCAATACCTTGCAACTGAATAATGGCCTTAGCTCTAATGCACCACTCGCTTTTAGTGAAGTAGGGCAGTTTGCCGGGATTGAAGCCACCGAATGGAGCTGGGCACCTTTATTCGCCGATTACAACAACGACGGCCAGAAAGACTTGTTTATTACCAACGGCTACCCCAAAGATATCACCAACCTCGATTTTATAGTTTACGGACACCATGCCGGTTTTATGGGTACTCCCGCCGGAAATTTAAAGGAACGAACAAACCGGTTAAACCAACTGCCTGGCGCTAAAGTAGCCAACTATGTATACCAGAATAACGGAAATTTAAATTTCAAAAATCAATCGATAGCCTGGGGAATAACCGAACCGGCTTATTCCAACGGGGCCGCTTTCGGGGATTTAGATAATGATGGGGATCTGGATTTAGTCGTAAATAACCTGGACCAAGAAGCTACAATTCAGGAAAACCGCTTAAACCAAATTAAAAAATATCAGCCGCAAGCAAATTATCTTCGCCTCGCTTTAAAAGGACCCAATCTTAACCAGGAAGGCCTGGGTGCCAAAGTGTACCTGCGAAATAAAGGGCAGCAACAATACCAGTATTTTTCGCCCTATCGCGGTTATCTTTCTTCGGTGGAGCCTTTCCTGCATTTTGGTCTGGATAGTATGCGGGTAGTAGATAGCGTGGAAGTATACTGGCCGGACGGCAAGTACCAGTTGCTGCGCCAGGTTCAAGCCAATCAGGTTTTAACAGTAGATTACGCGCAGGCTGGTGCGGCACCAGCTCATTCTTCTCCGGGGGCCAAGCCCTTGTTTACTTTGCTTTCGGAAGATACGGGTTTACGGTACCAGCACCGGGAAAACAACTTCGTAGATTTTAAGCTGCAACCTTTGCTGCCCCACGGCCACTCGCGGCAAGGCCCCGGCTTAGCGGTGAGCGACGTGAACCAGGATGGCTTAGCCGACGTGTACGTGGGCGGGGCTACCGGCCAGGCCGGGCGTTTGTTTCTCCAGCAAGCTTCGGGCAAGTTTGTGGCTGCCCCCACGCCCGGCATCGACAGCTTAGGCGAAACTTTGGGCGTGCTGTTCTTTGATGCCGATCAGGACCAAGACCAAGACTTGTATTTAGTACGGGGCGGCTCCGAGCAAGGGGCCAGCTCGCCCCAGTACCAGGATGCACTCTACCTCAACGATGGCCAGGGGCATTTTACTTTAGCCAAAGATGCTTTGCCCCAGATGCGCGGAAGCAAAGCCAGCGTGGTAGCGGCCGACTACGACCAGGACGGCGACTTAGACTTGTTTGTGGGCGGGCGGCTCACGCCCGGCGCGTACCCCACCACGCCCCGCAGCTACTTACTGCGCAACGAGAGTATAAACGGCCGTTGTCTTTTCCGGGATGTGACCCACCAGGTAAGTCCGGGCTTAGCGCAGGCAGGCATGGTGACGAGCGCTTTGTGGAGCGACTACGATAACGATGGCTGGGTAGACTTAGTGCTGGCGGGCGAGTTTATGCCCCTGCGCTTTTACCATAATCAGCAAGGTAAACTGGTGGAGCAAACAAACCAGACCGGTTTGCAAAATACAACCGGGTGGTGGAACAGCTTAGTGGCCGGGGACTTTGACCAGGACGGGGACATCGACTACGTGGCCGGCAACTTAGGATTAAACTCCCGCTACCAGGCCAGCACTCAGGAGCCCTTGTGCGTGCACGCCAAAGACTACAACAAAGACGGAAGGATCGACCCGGTACTCAGTTACTACAACCAGGGCCAGCAGTACATTTTTCATAGCCGGGATGATTTAATCGACCAGATCAACACCATGCGGGGAAGATTCCCTACGTACCAGTCCTACGCCGAAGCTACTTTTCAGCAGTCGTTCTTGCCCCAGGAGCTGGCCGGCGCCCAGGTGCTATGCGCCGAGCGGATGGAAAGCAGTTATGTAGAGAACTTAGGACACGGAAAGTTTAAGATAAAAGCTTTGCCCAGAGAGGTGCAACTGGCGCCTATGTACGGCATGGTGGTGGGGGATTACAACCAGGACGGCTATTTGGATGTGCTGGCAGTGGGCAACTCCTACGCCCCGGAAGTAAGCACAGGCCGGGCAGATGCGGGGCTGGGCTGGTACTTACGGGGCAACGGTAAAGGCGGTTTTACCAATGTGCCAGCTAGCCAGAGCGGGTTTGTGGCCGAGCACGATGCCAAGAGTTTGGTGCAGGTTAGCCGGGCTGATGGCCGGCAGGTCGTGGTGGTGGGCAATAACAACGGTGGCTTAGAAGTATTTCAACTGCAAAAGCAAGGCAACTATTATCCGGCGCAAAGCCGTGATGCCTGGGCCGAAGTAAAGCTGAAAAGTGGTAAAACCTACCGGCACGAGTTTTATTACGGCAGTTCTTTCCTGTCGCAATCCGAAAGAGGATTGCTGATAAACGAAGCCATAGCCTCGCTGACTATTTTTAAATTTTCAGGTGAAAAAAGAATTATTCCGGTTAATCTACATGCGCTCCATCACTAA